The following coding sequences are from one Lolium rigidum isolate FL_2022 chromosome 6, APGP_CSIRO_Lrig_0.1, whole genome shotgun sequence window:
- the LOC124660066 gene encoding GDSL esterase/lipase At1g28590-like, with translation MAFEYQAHRCISSCILLLVGVVLLLSAGTGSSASCYKRIFTFGDSIIDTGNFVQLIGHNPSPIKEPPYGMTFFHHPTGRICDGRVLIDFYAEALGLPLIPPNLPNENTGLFPWGANFAVFAATALPPEYFRNKWNHTVPGSSFLSSQIGWFKDMLHRLAPGDATKTVLSESLIILGEIGGNDYNFWLLSRRPRDVAYQFIPDVVSIIINTAQVLINLGAKTIMIPGNFPIGCVPEYLEAFKTNNPADYDEFHCLKWFNDFSMRHNQALSNEINRLRAQHPGVKLIYADYFGANMEIFKNPHIFGIRDPLLACCGGKGYSDGKSCDKNAILLGDPANFASWDGIHMTEKAYNAIADGVLRGKFAKPPLLYSC, from the exons ATGGCATTTGAGTATCAAGCACACCGTTGCATCTCCTCGTGCATCCTCCTTCTTGTCGGTGTCGTCCTTCTGCTGAGCGCTGGCACGGGGTCCTCTGCTAGTTGCTACAAGCGCATCTTCACCTTTGGCGACTCCATCATCGACACCGGCAACTTCGTGCAGTTGATCGGCCATAACCCATCCCCGATAAAGGAGCCCCCGTATGGGATGACCTTCTTCCACCACCCGACAGGACGCATCTGTGACGGCCGCGTCCTCATTGATTTCTACG CGGAAGCGCTCGGGCTGCCGTTGATACCACCAAACTTACCCAACGAGAACACGGGACTATTCCCATGGGGTGCCAACTTTGCTGTGTTCGCTGCTACAGCGCTGCCCCCCGAGTACTTCAGAAATAAGTGGAACCACACTGTGCCCGGGTCTTCCTTCCTGAGCAGCCAGATCGGCTGGTTCAAGGATATGCTTCACCGGTTAGCTCCAGGGGACG CTACCAAGACAGTCCTGAGCGAGTCTCTCATCATTTTGGGCGAGATTGGTGGAAACGACTACAATTTCTGGCTTCTCAGTCGTCGTCCTCGTGATGTAGCCTACCAATTCATCCCAGATGTTGTCTCCATCATAATCAATACTGCCCAG GTGCTCATCAATCTCGGCGCAAAAACGATCATGATCCCGGGAAACTTCCCCATCGGGTGCGTGCCAGAATACCTGGAAGCTTTCAAGACCAACAACCCTGCGGATTACGACGAGTTCCACTGCCTCAAGTGGTTCAATGACTTCTCCATGCGGCATAACCAGGCGCTATCCAATGAGATCAATAGGCTCAGGGCGCAGCACCCGGGCGTGAAGCTCATCTACGCAGACTACTTTGGGGCTAACATGGAAATCTTCAAGAATCCACACATATTTG GCATTCGTGATCCTCTACTTGCATGTTGTGGTGGCAAGGGTTATAGTGATGGAAAGTCTTGTGACAAGAACGCCATTCTTCTAGGTGACCCAGCGAATTTCGCCAGCTGGGACGGTATCCACATGACCGAAAAAGCCTACAACGCTATCGCCGACGGGGTGTTGCGTGGGAAGTTCGCGAAACCGCCATTATTGTATTCTTGTTAG